A segment of the Fibrobacter sp. UWEL genome:
AACTACGAATAATAAAGACAATTAAAAATCCCTACACAATAGGGATTTATAAAGTGGAACTACTTGCAGCAAGAATTTTTCTTGCAAAGTTTCATGTTGAAGAAATCCTTAAAAAGTACCTGAGCCTTTTTCCAGTTTTCAGGTTCAATGCAATACTTGACCTTGGGAGCCTCAATTTCACCTTGAATCAGTCCGGCGGCTTTCAGCTCTTTCAAATGCTGGCTAACGGTAGCCTTCGCAATGGGCAATTCCTCATGAATATCCCCGAAATAACAAGTATCCTGCTTGGCAAGAAACTGCATAATGGCAATCCTCGCCGGATGAGCAAGAGCCTTGGCGATCCGAGCCAAATTTTCAGTTTCTTCGCAATATTTTTTCTGTGCCATAAAAGCCTCGTTCGTAAATATACGAACAACAAGACAAAAAAGCAAGTATAAAAAAGAAATTCCAGAGAAGAAATCTCTGGAATTCTGGGAAGAACCATCGCGATTTATTCAGAAATCTACTAGGCAGCAACCACATTCAAGTCGCAGAATAACAATCTAGTATGCGGGTCACCTTCGTTCTTTTCTCGTAATTTGCGAAAGCCATTCTTTTCATAAAACGGAATGGCATCAATATACGCGTCTACAGTCATAAACCTACAACCAGACTTGTTATCATCTGTAAAGTAGCCTCGCATAAAGTTCAGAAGAAATGAGCCCAAATGCAGATAGCGATATTTTACATCAACGCCAAGGCGGCAAAGTTTTACAGCTGGATAACTTTTCAACCGTTTTGACTGAGGAAATCCACGCTTTTTTCTAAAGCGGTTAAATTCAGTATTATTAGCAAAATCACCCAAAGCAACCTTATCGTTGGCCATGCTGCAGAAGGCCAGAATCTCCGAAGGACGGTTCTTATCAACGACGACATAACTCACCGCCAATAAATGAGTCTTGTATAAAGAAGATTCTTTTTTCAAGAAGTCGTTCAAATCCAAATCACCACAATCAAAATTCATGATCGCGTCATCTTCGCGAAGTCTTCTTATGTTAAGGCTAGAAAAATCTATTTTATGAGACATTCCCCCACCTTTGGAAATTGCATTTCTTCTCCGCGCTTGAGCATTTCCAGCCCAATCTTGTAAGCCTCCATTACGCGAGCACGTAATACAGGATCTTTCTTACAGTTTTTCATTTGCGCTTCAAAGCGCCGAGCATCTTCTCCAAAAAGAATTGGGGTTTCCTTAATCGGTCTTGCCATAGCCCTCTCCTTATTTTAATTACCCGGCAACGCATCTCAACAAAAGGTGGATGGTGACTAAAATATACTCAATCCATTTTTCACATGCAAGGGGTCAAACTTTTTACCCGTACGAATGCAACCATTGTTTGCAAAAATAAAACAGCCGTCCCTTTTCAGGAACGGCCGTCTTTAACCAAACAGAGATTCAATTTTTTCGGGAAATTATTTACCCCAGACTTCTTCGGCGATTTCCTTCACCAGGGCGACCTTTGCCCACTGTTCTTCATCCGTGAGCTTGTTGCCCACTTCGCAAGAGGCAAAGCCGCACTGGGGGCTAAGAGAAAGTCTTTCCAGAGGAATGTATTTTGCAGCTTCCTTGATTCTTTCAATAATCACAGACTTATCTTCCAACTGCGGGGTC
Coding sequences within it:
- a CDS encoding GNAT family N-acetyltransferase; amino-acid sequence: MSHKIDFSSLNIRRLREDDAIMNFDCGDLDLNDFLKKESSLYKTHLLAVSYVVVDKNRPSEILAFCSMANDKVALGDFANNTEFNRFRKKRGFPQSKRLKSYPAVKLCRLGVDVKYRYLHLGSFLLNFMRGYFTDDNKSGCRFMTVDAYIDAIPFYEKNGFRKLREKNEGDPHTRLLFCDLNVVAA
- a CDS encoding helix-turn-helix transcriptional regulator, producing MAQKKYCEETENLARIAKALAHPARIAIMQFLAKQDTCYFGDIHEELPIAKATVSQHLKELKAAGLIQGEIEAPKVKYCIEPENWKKAQVLFKDFFNMKLCKKNSCCK